In one window of Caenimonas aquaedulcis DNA:
- a CDS encoding M20/M25/M40 family metallo-hydrolase, giving the protein MHSLYTGQRRRFVQSLLAAPLLSALPLRTFAQGAAPFTEDDLAHAAALRDQALRSNLAFNLMASLVSEVGPRPAGSPGYDKATQWALARLAALGFSNVRAEPVALSAWQRGATTLDVLAPQARRLIVAALGNSVGTPAGGVEGEIAYYPDFAALRDDTTDRARGRIAFIDRQLGRERGTGSYGEAIRGRVLGAVEAGKRGALAVVIRSLGTDTDRIAHTGSMRYDDDVAKIPAVAVSTMDAQWIAERAANGRPVRVRLAMAATAQVPALANNVIGEVPGTGLAGEIVLLGAHLDSWDITPGAQDDAAGVGIVMAAAKAIIEAGRKPRRTVRVVLFANEENGFDGAKAYAARYKDVPHQLMGESDLGAGRIWRLRSRVAESALPAIAAMGRVLQPLGIATEGNDGSPEPDISALMDLNRWPALELSQDATKYFDVHHTINDTVDRVDPATMPQNAAAWAAVAWLAAQKEGGFGPIAGT; this is encoded by the coding sequence ATGCATTCACTCTACACCGGGCAACGGCGCCGCTTCGTGCAATCGCTGCTGGCCGCGCCCCTGCTTTCAGCTCTGCCGTTGCGCACGTTCGCGCAGGGCGCGGCGCCCTTCACCGAAGACGACCTCGCGCATGCGGCAGCCTTGCGCGACCAGGCGCTGCGCAGCAACCTCGCGTTCAACCTGATGGCTTCGCTGGTGAGCGAGGTGGGGCCCCGGCCCGCGGGCTCGCCCGGCTACGACAAGGCCACGCAATGGGCGCTCGCGCGCCTTGCGGCGCTCGGATTTTCCAACGTGCGTGCCGAGCCCGTTGCGCTCTCGGCGTGGCAGCGGGGGGCCACGACGCTCGACGTGCTCGCGCCGCAGGCGCGAAGGCTGATCGTCGCGGCCCTCGGCAACTCCGTCGGCACGCCCGCGGGCGGTGTGGAAGGCGAGATCGCGTACTACCCGGACTTCGCCGCACTGCGCGACGACACGACGGACCGGGCGCGCGGCCGCATCGCCTTCATCGACCGCCAGCTCGGGCGGGAGCGGGGCACGGGCAGTTACGGCGAGGCGATCCGCGGGCGGGTGCTCGGCGCGGTGGAAGCGGGCAAGCGCGGCGCGCTGGCCGTCGTGATCCGCTCGCTCGGGACGGATACGGACCGCATCGCGCACACCGGGTCCATGCGCTACGACGACGATGTCGCGAAGATTCCGGCGGTCGCCGTGTCGACGATGGACGCCCAGTGGATCGCGGAGCGCGCGGCGAACGGCCGGCCCGTGCGCGTGCGGCTCGCGATGGCCGCGACGGCTCAGGTGCCGGCGCTCGCGAACAACGTGATCGGCGAAGTCCCCGGCACCGGCCTCGCCGGGGAGATCGTCCTGCTCGGCGCGCACCTGGACTCGTGGGACATCACCCCCGGCGCACAGGACGATGCGGCGGGGGTGGGCATCGTGATGGCGGCGGCCAAGGCCATCATCGAAGCGGGACGCAAGCCGCGCCGCACCGTTCGCGTCGTGCTGTTCGCCAACGAGGAGAACGGCTTCGACGGCGCGAAGGCGTACGCGGCGCGCTACAAGGACGTGCCGCACCAGTTGATGGGCGAAAGCGACCTCGGCGCGGGCCGCATCTGGCGCCTGCGCAGCCGGGTTGCCGAATCCGCACTGCCGGCGATCGCCGCGATGGGGCGCGTGCTGCAGCCGCTCGGCATCGCGACGGAAGGCAACGACGGCTCGCCCGAGCCCGACATCTCGGCGCTGATGGACCTGAACCGGTGGCCCGCGCTCGAGCTGTCCCAGGACGCCACGAAATACTTCGACGTCCACCACACCATCAACGACACCGTGGACCGGGTGGACCCGGCCACGATGCCTCAGAACGC
- a CDS encoding DnaJ C-terminal domain-containing protein, giving the protein MDFKDYYKILGVEKTATEPEIKKAYRKLARKYHPDVSKEADAAVRMSEVNEANAVLSDPEKRAAYDSLGSQPHAQAGRDFRPPPNWDAGFEFTGDGQGGGQFSDFFEELFGRAAHGQRAQAAGRRPAASRGEDHHARIELDLLDAYHGAQRTISLRQPRLDEQGRVVMQDHQLEVKIPTGVREGQHIRLAGRGEPGYAGGPPGDLLLEVAFKPDARWCAEGRDVYQRVPLAPWEAALGGPVVVGTPTGDAEVTVPAGWKPGRKLRLKGRGIPGKDPGDLYLELELALPPTDTEAAREAFAALAKAFPSFDARRAQGA; this is encoded by the coding sequence ATGGATTTCAAGGACTATTACAAGATCCTGGGCGTGGAGAAGACCGCCACCGAGCCCGAGATCAAGAAGGCCTATCGCAAGCTCGCCCGCAAGTACCACCCGGACGTGAGCAAGGAAGCCGACGCGGCGGTGCGCATGTCGGAAGTCAACGAGGCGAACGCCGTGCTGTCCGATCCCGAAAAGCGCGCCGCCTACGATTCGCTCGGATCGCAGCCCCACGCGCAGGCCGGCCGCGACTTCCGCCCGCCCCCGAACTGGGACGCCGGCTTCGAATTCACCGGCGACGGCCAGGGCGGCGGTCAGTTCAGCGACTTCTTCGAGGAGTTGTTCGGCCGCGCGGCGCACGGCCAGCGCGCCCAGGCGGCGGGACGCCGGCCGGCCGCGTCCCGCGGCGAAGACCATCACGCGCGCATCGAGCTCGACCTGCTGGACGCCTACCACGGCGCGCAGCGCACCATCTCCTTGCGGCAGCCGCGCCTGGACGAGCAGGGGCGCGTCGTCATGCAGGACCACCAGCTCGAGGTGAAGATTCCCACCGGGGTACGCGAGGGCCAGCACATCCGCCTGGCCGGCCGCGGCGAGCCCGGCTACGCCGGCGGCCCGCCCGGGGACCTGCTGCTCGAAGTGGCGTTCAAGCCGGACGCGCGCTGGTGCGCCGAGGGCCGCGATGTGTACCAGCGCGTTCCGCTCGCGCCGTGGGAGGCCGCGCTCGGGGGCCCCGTGGTGGTGGGCACGCCCACGGGGGACGCGGAGGTGACCGTGCCGGCCGGGTGGAAGCCCGGCCGCAAGTTGCGCCTGAAGGGCCGCGGCATCCCGGGCAAGGACCCGGGCGACCTCTACCTCGAGCTCGAACTCGCCCTGCCGCCCACGGACACCGAAGCCGCCCGCGAGGCCTTCGCCGCGCTGGCGAAGGCATTTCCCTCTTTCGATGCGCGCCGCGCGCAAGGAGCATGA
- a CDS encoding chaperone modulator CbpM — protein sequence MAHETHHAQLLGDAAFTDEELARACGVQLTWVHEHVQAGVLSLDSGSGQWRFASTTLVRARRIARLESDFDADPQLAALTADLIEEVAELRRRLAALQPR from the coding sequence ATGGCCCACGAAACCCATCATGCGCAGTTGCTGGGCGACGCCGCGTTCACCGACGAGGAGCTCGCGCGGGCCTGCGGCGTGCAGCTCACCTGGGTGCACGAACACGTGCAGGCGGGTGTCCTGAGCCTCGATTCGGGCAGCGGGCAATGGCGCTTCGCCAGCACGACGCTGGTGCGCGCGCGCCGCATCGCGCGGCTCGAATCCGACTTCGACGCGGACCCGCAGCTCGCCGCGTTGACGGCCGACCTCATCGAGGAAGTCGCCGAGCTTCGCCGGCGGCTGGCCGCTTTGCAGCCCCGATAA
- a CDS encoding EVE domain-containing protein, which produces MAKNYWLMKSEPEEVSVDDAIAAPQSTVAWTGVRNYLARNYMRDLMRVDDGVLFYHSSCAEPGIVGIGRVASTPYPDPTQFEKKSKYFDPKSKKDEPRWQLVDVQVTRKIPNITLAEMRARPELADMVVLQKGNRLSITPVDAKHWKAITGRLPKG; this is translated from the coding sequence ATGGCGAAGAACTACTGGCTGATGAAGTCCGAACCCGAAGAGGTTTCCGTGGACGACGCGATCGCGGCGCCCCAGTCGACCGTGGCATGGACCGGCGTGCGCAACTACCTCGCACGCAATTACATGCGCGACCTGATGCGCGTGGACGACGGGGTCCTCTTCTATCACTCGAGCTGCGCGGAGCCGGGCATCGTGGGCATCGGGCGTGTGGCGTCCACGCCCTACCCGGACCCGACGCAGTTCGAGAAGAAGTCGAAATACTTCGACCCGAAGTCGAAGAAAGACGAGCCGCGCTGGCAGCTCGTGGACGTCCAGGTGACACGCAAGATCCCCAACATCACGCTCGCCGAGATGCGCGCCCGCCCCGAACTGGCGGACATGGTCGTGCTGCAGAAGGGCAACCGCCTGTCCATCACGCCGGTCGATGCGAAGCACTGGAAAGCGATCACCGGCCGGCTTCCCAAGGGCTGA
- a CDS encoding STAS domain-containing protein — MTKETDAILSLIGKDESQIAAAWLQESGASSTEAGRRTMQGEINDLLSALVTGLKAGGDATSFQSPAWAPLREALTALSRSRVAQGQSAGDTSGFVLAVKRALFSAMQRQVGADSKDQFDAIWAISSVVDRMAQWTVTTYQQSREEVIKRQQAELLELSTPVIKLWEGVLAVPMIGTLDSARTQLVMEALLQRIVETGSQLAIIDITGVPTVDTLVAQHLLKTVSAIRLMGADCIISGIRPQIAQTIVHLGIDLQGIATKASLADALLLALQQGGYKITRDADAV; from the coding sequence ATGACCAAAGAAACAGACGCCATCCTTTCTCTCATCGGAAAGGATGAGTCCCAGATCGCGGCCGCGTGGCTGCAGGAATCGGGGGCGTCGTCCACGGAGGCGGGCCGCCGCACCATGCAGGGCGAAATCAACGACCTGCTGTCCGCCCTCGTGACGGGTTTGAAGGCCGGCGGCGACGCGACGTCCTTCCAGTCGCCGGCCTGGGCGCCGCTGCGCGAAGCGCTGACCGCGCTGTCGCGCTCGCGCGTGGCGCAGGGCCAGTCCGCCGGGGACACGAGCGGCTTCGTGCTCGCCGTCAAGCGCGCGCTCTTCAGCGCGATGCAGCGCCAGGTGGGCGCGGATTCGAAAGACCAGTTCGACGCGATCTGGGCCATCTCCTCCGTCGTGGACCGGATGGCGCAGTGGACGGTGACCACCTACCAGCAGTCGCGCGAAGAAGTCATCAAGCGCCAGCAAGCCGAGCTGCTGGAACTCTCGACCCCCGTGATCAAGCTCTGGGAAGGCGTGCTGGCGGTGCCGATGATCGGCACGCTGGATTCCGCGCGGACCCAGCTCGTCATGGAGGCGCTCCTGCAGCGCATCGTGGAGACGGGCTCGCAGCTCGCCATCATCGATATCACCGGCGTGCCCACCGTGGATACGCTGGTCGCGCAGCACCTGCTGAAGACCGTGAGCGCGATCCGGCTCATGGGCGCCGACTGCATCATCAGCGGCATCCGCCCGCAGATCGCGCAGACCATCGTCCACCTGGGCATCGACCTGCAGGGCATCGCGACCAAAGCCTCGCTGGCCGACGCGCTGCTGCTGGCCCTGCAGCAAGGCGGCTACAAGATCACGCGCGACGCCGACGCGGTCTAA
- a CDS encoding STAS domain-containing protein: MYRIPILQMGSFLLVTIQVDMQDQTALALQDDLANKISNSGARGVLIDISALEIVDSFVGRMLAGISGIARIMDATTVVVGMQPAVAITLVELGLSLQGVRTALNVEKGMDLLRLSGGENAFGRR, translated from the coding sequence ATGTACCGCATCCCAATTCTGCAGATGGGCAGCTTCCTGCTCGTCACCATCCAGGTCGACATGCAGGACCAGACCGCGCTGGCCCTCCAGGACGACCTGGCCAACAAGATTTCCAACTCGGGCGCGCGGGGCGTGCTGATCGACATTTCCGCTCTGGAGATCGTCGACTCCTTCGTCGGGCGCATGCTGGCCGGCATCTCGGGCATCGCCCGCATCATGGATGCCACCACGGTGGTCGTCGGGATGCAGCCGGCGGTGGCGATCACGCTGGTCGAACTGGGCTTGTCGCTCCAGGGCGTGCGAACCGCGCTCAATGTCGAAAAGGGCATGGACCTGCTCCGGCTGTCGGGCGGGGAGAACGCATTTGGCCGCCGTTGA
- a CDS encoding anti-sigma regulatory factor, which translates to MAAVEPTGALPLRSEENIVAARQMVRVLTQHIKFSIVDQTKMITAASELARNTLVHGGGGDMRWELLENGMKLGLRLYFEDQGKGISDLNLALKDGWTSGGGMGLGLPGSKRLVNEFDIRTAPGEGTCVTIARWK; encoded by the coding sequence TTGGCCGCCGTTGAACCGACGGGCGCCCTGCCCCTGCGCAGCGAAGAGAACATCGTCGCCGCCCGCCAGATGGTGCGCGTGCTGACGCAGCACATCAAGTTCTCCATCGTCGACCAGACCAAGATGATCACCGCGGCCAGCGAGCTCGCGCGCAACACGCTGGTGCACGGCGGCGGCGGCGACATGCGCTGGGAACTCCTGGAAAACGGGATGAAGCTCGGCCTTCGCCTCTACTTCGAGGACCAGGGCAAGGGCATCTCCGACCTCAACCTCGCGCTCAAGGACGGCTGGACGTCGGGGGGCGGCATGGGCCTCGGCCTGCCGGGCAGCAAGCGCCTCGTCAACGAATTCGACATCCGCACCGCGCCGGGCGAAGGCACGTGCGTGACCATCGCGCGATGGAAGTAG
- a CDS encoding ATP-binding protein — protein MEVAAMDLIVGCLHTAFPMGDVTRVGEARRHAALLAESAALDDTAAGRLALVVTELGNNLVRHAKGGQLLIAARPGSGEVEVISMDDGPGIPDIARSMGDGYSTGGTPGTGLGAVRRLAQDFDMHSAMGEGTVAVARIRNSGAVRAAAGKQRVECAGISTAAPGETVCGDAWAVGLDGSGGSVMVADGLGHGPDAAEASLAALEVFGIDPACGLAEMMERTHAHLRSTRGAAVSVMRLDAANDTIVSCGAGNVMGRIVSGVSDKSLLAQHGTAGVQVRKPEETVTAWPAHALLVVHSDGIESRWSTSRLMPVLGRDPSLAAAILMRDHCRGRDDATVVVLRRKE, from the coding sequence ATGGAAGTAGCCGCCATGGACCTCATCGTCGGCTGCCTGCACACCGCGTTTCCGATGGGGGACGTCACACGCGTGGGCGAGGCGCGCCGCCACGCAGCCCTGCTCGCCGAGTCGGCCGCGCTGGACGACACCGCGGCCGGCCGCCTGGCGCTGGTGGTCACCGAACTGGGCAACAACCTCGTGCGCCATGCCAAGGGCGGCCAGCTGCTCATCGCGGCGCGCCCCGGCTCGGGCGAGGTGGAAGTCATCTCGATGGACGACGGCCCCGGCATCCCCGACATCGCCCGCAGCATGGGCGACGGGTACTCCACCGGCGGCACGCCGGGGACCGGTTTGGGCGCGGTGCGCCGCCTCGCGCAGGATTTCGACATGCACTCGGCCATGGGCGAAGGCACCGTGGCCGTCGCGCGCATCCGCAATTCGGGCGCGGTGCGCGCCGCGGCGGGCAAGCAGCGCGTCGAGTGCGCGGGCATCTCCACCGCCGCGCCCGGCGAAACGGTGTGCGGCGACGCCTGGGCCGTGGGCCTGGATGGGTCCGGCGGCTCGGTCATGGTGGCAGACGGCCTGGGGCATGGCCCGGACGCGGCCGAAGCGTCGCTCGCGGCGCTCGAAGTCTTCGGCATCGACCCGGCATGCGGCCTGGCGGAAATGATGGAACGCACGCACGCGCACCTGCGCAGCACGCGAGGCGCCGCCGTGTCCGTGATGCGGCTGGACGCCGCCAACGACACCATCGTCTCGTGCGGCGCGGGCAACGTCATGGGCCGCATCGTCTCCGGCGTGTCCGACAAGTCCCTCCTGGCCCAGCACGGCACCGCCGGCGTCCAGGTGCGCAAACCCGAGGAAACCGTGACCGCATGGCCCGCCCACGCGCTGCTGGTGGTGCACAGCGACGGCATCGAATCGCGCTGGAGCACGTCGCGGCTGATGCCCGTGCTCGGTCGCGACCCGTCGCTCGCGGCGGCCATCCTCATGCGCGACCACTGCCGCGGGCGCGACGACGCCACGGTGGTCGTCCTGCGCCGCAAGGAATGA
- a CDS encoding sensor histidine kinase, giving the protein MSDADMDLETARRELEGLRSELEETNRGVLALYAELEAQADQLRQATELKSRFLAYMSHEFRTPIGSIRSIARLLLDRVDGPLTEEQEKQVKFIQQNAVEFAEMVDDLLDLAKVEAGRVEISPAWFEMVDLFSALRGMFKPVLTNPDVNLVFEEPHGDLPRLYTDDRKLSQILRNFISNALKFTQKGEVRITTELVGDDKIRFRVSDTGIGIAPGFHRSIFEDYSQVDSPLQKRLKGTGLGLSLSKRLAELLGGHVELSSELGKGSVFSVTIPLEVVATKQQ; this is encoded by the coding sequence ATGAGCGACGCCGACATGGACCTCGAAACCGCGCGCAGGGAGCTGGAAGGCCTGCGCAGCGAGCTGGAGGAAACCAACCGCGGCGTGCTCGCGTTGTACGCCGAGCTCGAGGCGCAGGCGGACCAGCTGCGCCAGGCCACCGAGCTCAAGAGCCGCTTTCTCGCCTACATGAGCCACGAATTTCGCACGCCGATCGGCTCGATCCGCAGCATCGCGCGCCTGCTGCTCGACCGCGTGGACGGTCCCCTGACCGAGGAGCAGGAAAAGCAGGTCAAGTTCATCCAGCAGAACGCCGTCGAATTCGCGGAGATGGTGGACGACCTGCTGGACCTGGCCAAGGTCGAGGCCGGCCGGGTGGAGATTTCCCCGGCGTGGTTCGAAATGGTCGACCTGTTCTCGGCGCTGCGCGGCATGTTCAAGCCCGTGCTGACCAACCCCGACGTGAACCTCGTCTTCGAGGAGCCGCACGGCGACTTGCCGCGGCTCTACACGGACGACCGCAAGCTTTCGCAGATCCTGCGCAACTTCATCTCCAACGCGCTCAAGTTCACCCAGAAGGGCGAGGTGCGCATCACGACCGAGCTGGTAGGCGACGACAAGATCCGCTTCCGGGTGAGCGATACCGGCATCGGCATCGCGCCGGGCTTTCATCGCAGCATCTTCGAGGATTATTCGCAGGTGGACTCCCCGCTGCAGAAGCGCCTGAAGGGCACGGGCCTGGGCCTGTCGCTCAGCAAGCGCCTGGCGGAACTCCTCGGCGGCCATGTGGAATTGAGCAGCGAACTGGGCAAAGGGTCGGTCTTTTCCGTCACCATTCCCCTCGAAGTGGTTGCCACGAAACAGCAATGA
- a CDS encoding hybrid sensor histidine kinase/response regulator, which produces MIDTDVINVTIDRSLHTLLVVDDNAATRYSTGRVLKAAGFRILEAANGTEAIERSAEGVSGVVLDVHLPDIDGFDVCRAIRARNSTEHLPVVHLSATHVADEDRVTGLNAGADAYLVHPAEPAVLVATMQALIRARTAEDQLRRSEQRYRAIHDHAQSGIAVLDAQGRFEDANPAMQRLLGRTREEMIGKSLAELAPADWSGLVANRAARLIEPGNAEGWHGEFPLLAADGRDVYLDWTISAPIEGGLRVAIANDASERHDLEQRRRDVLEREQAARSVAEQHSRTKDDFIAVLSHELRTPLNSIVGWVAILMRRNPTPDQVKGLQSIERNVKTQARIISDILDVSRINSGKLHLEPEVVIPSEVIGNAIASLRASIDEKAIAVQADIQQADQPAWLDPGRFQQIFWNLMTNAIKFSKKGGEVRVTLRRDADRLTLTVQDFGQGIKADFLPLLFDRFTQSDSPGNRTQGGLGLGLSIVKHLVDLHAGTVEARSGGTGQGTTMLVEIPVTIPAITAPAEFRASASSDDDETDGLGRPLQDLDILIVEDDPGASEMLSVVLSDRGARIRTANDFDSAIAEVGTHWPDVLISDIGLPGRDGYELIRRIRELKPPPGAPARLAAVALTAFARPEDKARALEAGFDAHTAKPLKPHALVTTVLGISPPRPHARG; this is translated from the coding sequence ATGATCGACACGGACGTCATCAACGTCACCATCGACCGCAGCCTGCATACGCTGCTGGTGGTGGACGACAACGCCGCGACGCGCTACTCCACGGGGCGCGTGCTCAAGGCTGCGGGCTTCCGCATCCTGGAAGCGGCCAACGGAACCGAAGCCATCGAGCGCTCCGCCGAAGGCGTGTCGGGCGTGGTGCTGGACGTCCACCTCCCGGATATCGACGGTTTCGACGTGTGCCGCGCGATCCGCGCGCGCAACAGCACGGAGCACCTTCCGGTCGTGCACCTGTCGGCCACGCACGTCGCCGACGAGGACCGGGTCACGGGCCTGAACGCCGGCGCGGACGCCTACCTCGTCCACCCCGCGGAGCCGGCCGTGCTGGTCGCGACCATGCAGGCGCTCATCCGGGCGCGCACGGCCGAGGACCAGCTGCGGCGCAGCGAACAACGCTACCGCGCGATCCACGACCACGCGCAAAGCGGCATCGCCGTGCTGGACGCGCAGGGCCGCTTCGAGGACGCCAACCCCGCGATGCAGCGCCTGCTGGGCCGCACGCGCGAGGAAATGATCGGCAAGTCGCTGGCCGAACTCGCGCCGGCCGACTGGAGCGGATTGGTGGCCAATCGCGCGGCGCGGCTCATCGAGCCCGGCAACGCCGAGGGCTGGCACGGCGAATTTCCCCTGCTCGCCGCCGATGGCCGCGACGTCTACCTGGACTGGACGATCTCCGCGCCGATCGAAGGTGGCCTGCGCGTGGCGATCGCCAACGATGCGTCCGAACGCCACGACCTGGAGCAGCGCCGCCGCGACGTGCTGGAGCGCGAGCAGGCCGCGCGCTCCGTCGCCGAGCAGCACAGCCGCACGAAGGACGACTTCATCGCCGTGCTGTCGCACGAGCTGCGCACGCCGCTCAACTCGATCGTGGGTTGGGTGGCGATCCTCATGCGCCGCAACCCGACGCCCGACCAGGTGAAGGGGCTGCAGTCCATCGAGCGCAACGTTAAGACCCAGGCACGGATCATCTCGGACATCCTCGACGTGTCGCGCATCAACTCCGGCAAGCTGCACCTGGAGCCGGAAGTCGTGATTCCGTCGGAGGTCATCGGCAACGCGATCGCCTCCCTGCGCGCATCGATCGACGAGAAGGCCATCGCCGTTCAGGCCGACATCCAGCAGGCCGACCAGCCCGCCTGGCTCGACCCCGGCCGCTTCCAGCAGATCTTCTGGAACCTGATGACCAACGCCATCAAGTTCTCGAAGAAAGGCGGCGAGGTGCGCGTGACGCTGCGGCGCGACGCCGACCGCCTGACGCTCACGGTGCAGGACTTCGGGCAGGGCATCAAGGCCGACTTCCTGCCGCTTCTCTTCGACCGCTTCACGCAAAGCGATTCACCGGGCAACCGCACCCAGGGCGGCCTGGGGCTGGGCCTGTCCATCGTCAAGCACCTGGTCGATCTCCACGCGGGCACCGTGGAGGCGCGCAGCGGCGGCACGGGCCAGGGAACGACGATGCTGGTCGAAATCCCGGTGACCATTCCCGCCATCACCGCGCCTGCGGAATTCAGGGCCTCCGCCTCGTCGGACGACGACGAAACCGACGGCCTGGGCCGGCCGCTGCAGGACCTCGACATCCTCATCGTGGAGGACGATCCCGGCGCCTCGGAAATGCTTTCCGTGGTGCTCTCCGACCGCGGCGCCCGGATCAGGACGGCCAACGATTTCGACTCGGCGATCGCGGAGGTCGGCACGCACTGGCCCGACGTGCTGATCAGCGACATCGGCCTGCCGGGGCGCGACGGCTACGAGTTGATCCGCAGGATCCGCGAACTGAAACCGCCGCCGGGCGCCCCCGCGCGCCTGGCCGCCGTCGCGCTGACGGCGTTCGCGCGGCCGGAAGACAAGGCACGCGCCCTGGAGGCCGGGTTCGACGCGCACACTGCCAAGCCGCTCAAGCCCCATGCGCTCGTGACGACCGTGCTGGGCATCTCGCCGCCCAGGCCCCACGCCAGGGGCTGA